In the bacterium genome, one interval contains:
- a CDS encoding PAS domain S-box protein, with the protein MKQYGNPLFRVSALIAALIYVLLGVIWIAASDEVARMLADTLGDYMLIQAVKGWFFVFVSGLLVYFLVRLSQRRLERAAVAQQEVESTLRESEEKHRGLFETMAQGVIYQDREGRIISANPAAERILGLTEAQLMERKADSPEWRAIWPDGSPLTRESHPTIHALITGKEVKNVMLGIYNPEKAEHRWLQINAVPRYRPAESQPYQVYTTFEDITELRQLDTRARSLAGIIGAILETSPLAIFDLDLKGCVKSIWNASSERIYGWKAEEVLGKDLPSVPELHREEFLALIRRVAEGESVAGMEVVRERKDGMRIQVQLAAAPLRGRRGKLSGIIMFTSDITERKQLEKQFFQAQKMEAIGRLAGGLAHDFNNLLTVILGNADLLGMGLIPEEERHQLVDEISSTARRASRLTAQLLAFARRQIAEPVIINLNDTLLSVDKMLRRLIGENIEFVVLPEESLWNVKADAGQIEQVLTNLVVNAVDAMPQGGKLTLETANMELDEEYAKSHVGVTPGEFVMFAVSDSGIGMDREILDLIFDPFFTTKGPDKGTGLGLATCYAIVKQHGGNIWVYSEPGKGSAFKIYLPRATEGEALDRSLETDRLEDLRGSETILLVEDEPLVGSTGCRMLERGGYTVLLASNGEEAERIAAQYGLERIDLLITDVVMPRMGGKELFQSLSLDKPGLKVLYISGYTDNSIVHNGILDEGTQFLQKPFNQIALLKKVRRVLDSECK; encoded by the coding sequence ATGAAGCAATACGGCAATCCATTGTTTCGCGTTTCGGCCCTGATAGCGGCCCTGATCTACGTCCTGCTGGGGGTGATCTGGATCGCCGCTTCGGACGAGGTGGCCAGGATGCTGGCCGATACCTTGGGTGATTACATGCTGATTCAGGCGGTGAAAGGCTGGTTTTTCGTTTTCGTCTCAGGTTTGCTGGTCTATTTCCTGGTCCGTCTGAGCCAGCGCCGGCTCGAACGGGCCGCGGTCGCCCAGCAGGAAGTCGAGAGTACGCTGCGTGAAAGCGAGGAAAAGCATCGCGGGCTTTTCGAGACCATGGCCCAGGGCGTGATCTATCAGGACAGGGAAGGCCGGATAATATCGGCCAACCCGGCCGCCGAGAGGATCCTCGGACTGACCGAGGCCCAGTTGATGGAGCGCAAGGCTGACAGCCCGGAGTGGCGCGCGATCTGGCCGGACGGTTCACCGTTGACTCGGGAGAGCCACCCCACCATCCATGCCCTGATAACAGGTAAAGAGGTGAAGAACGTGATGCTCGGGATATACAACCCGGAAAAAGCCGAGCACCGCTGGCTGCAGATCAACGCCGTACCGCGCTACAGGCCGGCTGAAAGCCAGCCGTACCAGGTCTACACGACTTTCGAGGACATCACCGAGCTCAGGCAGCTCGACACCCGGGCCCGCAGCCTGGCCGGGATCATCGGCGCGATCCTGGAGACCTCGCCCCTGGCCATCTTCGACCTCGACTTGAAGGGGTGCGTCAAATCCATCTGGAATGCCTCATCCGAGCGGATCTACGGCTGGAAAGCGGAGGAGGTGCTGGGCAAGGACCTGCCGAGTGTTCCGGAGCTCCATAGGGAGGAGTTCCTGGCGCTGATCCGCCGGGTGGCTGAGGGGGAGTCGGTGGCTGGGATGGAGGTGGTGCGGGAACGCAAGGATGGAATGCGCATCCAGGTGCAACTGGCCGCGGCCCCGTTGCGCGGCCGCCGTGGCAAGCTGTCGGGCATAATCATGTTCACCTCCGATATCACGGAGCGGAAGCAGCTCGAGAAGCAGTTTTTCCAGGCCCAGAAAATGGAGGCCATCGGACGGCTGGCCGGAGGACTGGCCCATGATTTCAACAACCTGCTCACCGTGATCCTGGGCAACGCCGATCTGCTCGGCATGGGCCTCATCCCCGAGGAGGAGCGTCACCAGCTTGTGGACGAGATATCCTCCACCGCCCGGCGCGCCTCCCGCCTGACCGCCCAGCTCCTGGCTTTCGCGCGGCGCCAGATCGCCGAGCCGGTGATAATCAACCTGAACGACACCCTGCTCAGCGTGGATAAGATGCTGCGCCGGCTGATCGGGGAGAATATCGAGTTCGTGGTCCTCCCGGAGGAGAGCCTCTGGAACGTCAAGGCCGATGCCGGCCAGATCGAGCAGGTGCTGACCAACCTGGTGGTCAACGCGGTGGATGCCATGCCCCAGGGCGGCAAGCTGACCCTGGAAACCGCGAACATGGAGCTGGACGAGGAATACGCCAAGAGCCACGTCGGCGTGACTCCCGGAGAATTTGTTATGTTTGCGGTCAGCGACAGCGGCATCGGGATGGACAGGGAAATCCTCGACCTGATCTTCGATCCGTTTTTCACCACCAAAGGACCGGACAAGGGCACCGGCCTGGGCCTGGCCACCTGCTACGCCATCGTGAAGCAGCACGGCGGCAATATCTGGGTCTACAGCGAGCCGGGCAAGGGCTCGGCTTTTAAAATCTACCTTCCGCGCGCCACCGAGGGTGAGGCGCTGGACCGGAGCTTGGAGACCGACCGCCTTGAGGATCTGCGCGGCTCCGAGACCATTCTGCTGGTGGAGGACGAACCTCTGGTCGGCTCGACCGGCTGCCGGATGCTGGAGCGTGGCGGCTACACGGTGCTCCTGGCCTCCAACGGTGAGGAGGCGGAGCGTATCGCCGCGCAGTACGGCCTGGAGCGGATCGACCTGCTGATAACCGACGTGGTGATGCCGCGCATGGGGGGCAAGGAACTCTTCCAGAGCCTGAGCCTCGACAAGCCCGGGCTGAAAGTGCTCTACATCTCCGGCTATACCGACAACTCGATCGTGCATAACGGCATCCTGGACGAGGGGACCCAGTTCCTGCAGAAACCGTTCAACCAGATCGCCCTGCTTAAGAAAGTGCGGCGCGTCCTGGACAGCGAATGCAAGTAG
- a CDS encoding Gfo/Idh/MocA family oxidoreductase encodes MQSRKRINRRRFLGAAAGAGLAFSIVPSQVLGRAGRVAPSDRINLAYIGMGTQGLRELPQLLEMEDIQVTAVCDPNRDSTDYVDWDRHGLRDQIRQFLSDQSWGGEQGIRAGREAGREVVETWYGKNKPSGKYKGCAVYADFRELLEKEKGLDAVKIMTPDHLHATIAVAAMKKGLAAATHKPISNVMQEARLSIRTAAETGCATHLLAWNSGEGVARARAWIDSGAIGTLRQVHNWIDKPIWPQWTSKPVGAPPVPAGFDWDLWLGPCTERPYHPNYTHAVFRGWYDFGSGILGDMGHYSLWPVFREFALDAPVSVEATPSFTCEIRDHVSDVLVNDVAFPTAATMRFRFAARGERPALDLYWWDGGMRPHTPDELLADGEEMPKSGMLFVGDKGLILGDFLGNSPRLLPAARMRDFQDNAPAAPAHVSGVAHWVRAIRGGEPSPGRFENAAALAEMVCLGAVALRTGRRLEWDSANMKVTNVPEANDLLRRNYRTGWEL; translated from the coding sequence ATGCAGTCCAGAAAGAGGATAAACCGCCGCAGATTTCTGGGCGCGGCCGCCGGGGCCGGCCTGGCTTTCAGCATCGTGCCGTCGCAGGTCCTGGGACGCGCGGGACGGGTCGCGCCCAGCGACCGGATCAACCTGGCCTATATCGGCATGGGCACCCAGGGGCTGCGCGAGCTGCCCCAGTTGCTGGAAATGGAGGATATCCAGGTGACCGCGGTCTGCGACCCCAACCGCGACAGCACGGATTACGTGGACTGGGACCGCCACGGCCTGCGCGACCAGATCCGCCAGTTCCTGAGCGACCAGTCCTGGGGCGGCGAGCAGGGCATCCGGGCGGGACGGGAAGCCGGGCGGGAGGTGGTGGAGACTTGGTACGGAAAGAACAAGCCCTCGGGTAAATACAAGGGCTGTGCGGTCTACGCCGATTTCCGCGAGCTGCTGGAGAAGGAGAAAGGCCTGGACGCGGTCAAGATCATGACCCCGGACCACCTTCACGCCACAATCGCCGTGGCGGCCATGAAAAAGGGCTTGGCCGCGGCCACCCACAAGCCCATCTCCAACGTGATGCAGGAGGCGCGCCTGAGTATCCGCACCGCGGCCGAAACGGGCTGCGCCACCCACCTTCTGGCCTGGAACAGCGGCGAGGGTGTGGCCCGCGCCCGGGCCTGGATCGACTCGGGGGCGATCGGCACGCTGCGCCAGGTGCACAACTGGATCGACAAGCCGATCTGGCCGCAGTGGACGAGTAAGCCCGTCGGCGCTCCGCCCGTGCCCGCCGGGTTCGACTGGGACCTCTGGCTGGGTCCCTGCACGGAGCGTCCCTACCACCCCAACTACACCCACGCCGTGTTCCGCGGCTGGTACGATTTCGGCAGCGGCATCCTGGGCGACATGGGCCATTACAGCCTCTGGCCGGTGTTCCGCGAGTTCGCCCTCGACGCGCCGGTCAGCGTGGAGGCCACCCCAAGCTTCACCTGCGAGATCCGGGACCATGTGAGCGACGTGCTCGTCAACGATGTGGCTTTCCCCACCGCGGCGACCATGCGTTTCCGTTTCGCCGCGCGCGGCGAGCGCCCGGCCTTGGACCTGTATTGGTGGGACGGCGGGATGCGTCCCCACACCCCGGATGAGCTGCTGGCCGACGGTGAGGAGATGCCGAAAAGCGGCATGCTGTTCGTGGGGGACAAGGGCCTGATCCTGGGTGATTTCCTGGGCAACAGTCCGCGCCTGCTGCCAGCCGCGCGCATGCGCGATTTCCAGGACAACGCCCCGGCCGCGCCGGCGCATGTCAGCGGGGTCGCGCACTGGGTGCGCGCCATCCGCGGCGGCGAGCCCTCACCCGGACGGTTCGAGAACGCGGCCGCCCTGGCCGAGATGGTCTGCCTGGGCGCGGTGGCCCTGCGCACCGGCAGGCGGCTGGAGTGGGACAGCGCGAACATGAAAGTGACCAACGTCCCCGAGGCGAACGACCTTCTCCGCCGCAATTACCGCACGGGCTGGGAACTCTGA